In a genomic window of Pirellulaceae bacterium:
- a CDS encoding DNA-binding transcriptional regulator gives MDDEHYKVALLVQTASDWSRQVLRGVADYVHEQGNWEFFIEPRGFYEQLQLPTDWHGDGVILRLTYAALAKSIRRRKLPAVNVSWLGKHSPSIPKVISDEVACGNLAAEHFLERGFRCFGYVGPIRELGYADQLGKVFVSVVRETGYSCSITNPLAARTESQRHRRRERLLRWIRSLQTPIAVLVWNTAIGREITDICGEVGLKVPDDVAIICAEYDPLIASLASIPLSNLDQAPTRVGYEAAALLDRLMQGESAPKQPILIPPIGVVQRQSSDTAAVDDALVAEAMSFIRDNFQQPIQVVDLEKQFDVSRRMLEHRFSKSLGYTPAAEIRRNRLEYCKRMLVETDWTIAAIASQSGFNHPEVMIRAFQRELGMSPSQYRHSR, from the coding sequence GTGGACGACGAACATTACAAAGTGGCTCTGCTTGTGCAAACGGCTAGTGACTGGAGCCGACAAGTCTTGCGTGGTGTTGCCGATTACGTTCACGAGCAAGGCAACTGGGAGTTTTTCATCGAACCTCGTGGTTTTTATGAACAATTACAATTGCCAACGGACTGGCATGGCGACGGAGTCATCTTGCGATTGACCTACGCCGCACTGGCAAAATCCATTCGGCGACGAAAATTGCCAGCAGTCAACGTTTCCTGGCTAGGAAAACATTCTCCGTCTATTCCTAAGGTGATCTCCGACGAAGTGGCCTGTGGAAATCTGGCGGCTGAACATTTCCTGGAACGTGGATTTCGTTGTTTCGGCTATGTGGGCCCTATCCGAGAACTTGGATATGCTGATCAGCTTGGCAAAGTATTTGTGAGTGTGGTCCGTGAGACAGGCTACTCTTGCTCAATAACTAATCCCTTGGCAGCGCGTACAGAAAGCCAACGCCATCGACGGCGAGAGCGATTACTGCGATGGATCAGGTCACTGCAAACCCCGATCGCCGTCTTGGTTTGGAACACTGCGATTGGACGAGAAATCACCGACATCTGCGGCGAAGTAGGCTTAAAAGTGCCCGATGATGTGGCGATCATCTGTGCGGAATATGATCCACTCATCGCCTCCTTAGCCTCCATTCCACTTTCGAATCTCGATCAGGCGCCAACTCGGGTGGGCTATGAGGCAGCCGCCCTGCTGGATCGACTGATGCAGGGCGAATCGGCTCCGAAACAACCTATCTTGATTCCACCGATTGGCGTCGTTCAGCGTCAGTCTTCCGATACAGCGGCGGTTGACGATGCGCTCGTCGCCGAAGCGATGTCCTTCATACGCGACAACTTTCAACAACCCATTCAAGTCGTTGATCTGGAAAAACAATTTGATGTTTCCCGCCGAATGTTAGAACATCGTTTTTCGAAATCATTGGGCTATACACCCGCCGCCGAAATCCGCCGAAATCGATTGGAGTACTGCAAGCGGATGCTGGTGGAGACTGACTGGACAATTGCCGCAATCGCGAGTCAATCAGGCTTCAATCACCCTGAAGTAATGATTCGGGCATTTCAGCGAGAATTAGGGATGTCTCCGAGCCAATATCGTCACTCACGCTAG
- a CDS encoding DUF1559 domain-containing protein — protein sequence MRKMEMTGHQHLDFRRCQKRAFTLIELLVVIAIIGILVTLLLPAVNAAREAARRTQCINNLKQIGLACLTYESTRSTLPPGVILAEGSMWSGYILPFMEDENLKNLMTIGEDAGGNFQWAHPGPYRRPLKNKTYRNIIAVETVIPSYRCPSVPMPEHQYDISSDNWHVMERAPGSYLGCASGIVVDQNRPRGMEELDGVMFGHNKDKRLKPVRLKKILDGQSKTILVGEAFHDAEAQRKIGRTREAARGDHKDHWYIGGDDPDVYNDSSECLGSTGVRPNLHIINRCGDGASNAECQALQISFSSAHRGIVNVVLCDGSVQRVEEEIDSEVWSEMGTISKAAANQTRKKIGGRRRG from the coding sequence ATGCGTAAGATGGAGATGACCGGTCATCAGCACCTCGATTTTCGACGCTGTCAAAAGCGAGCTTTCACACTCATCGAACTCCTGGTCGTAATCGCGATCATCGGAATCCTGGTCACCTTACTGCTACCGGCGGTAAACGCTGCGCGCGAAGCCGCGCGAAGAACGCAATGCATCAATAATCTGAAGCAAATTGGTCTCGCTTGCCTGACCTACGAGAGCACAAGAAGCACACTGCCTCCAGGAGTGATTCTCGCTGAGGGCAGCATGTGGTCAGGCTACATTTTACCGTTCATGGAAGATGAGAATCTCAAGAACTTGATGACAATCGGGGAGGACGCGGGCGGAAATTTCCAATGGGCCCATCCCGGGCCCTATCGACGTCCCCTGAAGAATAAGACCTATCGCAACATCATTGCGGTGGAAACCGTAATCCCCAGCTACCGCTGTCCATCGGTGCCGATGCCGGAACATCAATATGATATTTCATCGGACAATTGGCATGTGATGGAGCGAGCGCCCGGTTCCTATTTAGGTTGTGCATCGGGAATCGTCGTCGACCAGAACCGACCGCGTGGTATGGAAGAGCTCGACGGTGTAATGTTTGGTCATAATAAAGACAAAAGACTGAAGCCGGTTCGCCTTAAAAAAATCCTCGACGGCCAGTCCAAAACGATCCTCGTCGGCGAAGCTTTTCATGACGCTGAAGCACAGCGAAAAATCGGGCGTACCCGTGAGGCCGCCCGAGGTGACCACAAAGATCATTGGTATATCGGCGGCGATGATCCGGACGTCTACAACGACTCTTCTGAGTGTCTCGGCTCGACAGGAGTCCGTCCAAATCTGCACATCATCAATCGGTGCGGTGACGGCGCCTCGAACGCAGAGTGCCAAGCTCTACAGATCAGTTTTTCAAGTGCACATCGGGGCATCGTCAACGTCGTTCTCTGCGATGGCTCCGTACAACGAGTCGAAGAAGAAATTGATTCCGAGGTCTGGAGCGAGATGGGAACCATTTCCAAGGCAGCCGCCAACCAAACTCGCAAAAAAATCGGCGGTCGCAGAAGAGGCTAA